TCCGGATCCCACAGCCGGATCTCGTCTCGGCCACGCTGTAGTTGCTCGAGCACGGCGTCGTCGGTGTCGTCTGAGAACAACAGGACTAGGTCTCTGCTCACACGCTTCAAGAACCGAGATGCACCGAAGTAGTCACGGAGCCGAGTCCGAACCGCCCGTTCAAGATTCGAAGCACCTTCCGCCACCGCTTCGAACGCGGCGGGCACGGCGAGTTCAACCTTGTATAGGTCAGCGATGTCATAGACGAAGCTCAGGTAGTGCCCAGTGTGAATGAATCCCAACGATGGGATGAGCCCCAGTGTGACGATGGCGCCGTGACAAACGCCGTACAGGCACGCCGTTGCCGTCGACAACGCCTGATTGATTGGGTCCGAGGCGCTCCAGTCGTCCCGGTCGTACAGCCGGCCATCCCACTCCACACCAAGGAGGACACTGGCACGTCGGTAGGCTTCGCGTACGCGGACACCCTCGCGTCCACGAAGCTGGGGTATCGACAGTTTCGCAACCTTCTCGCCCGGAAACCGGGTCAGATAGAGACGGCGACCCATCCGCTTGCGCGATGTGGAATTCGCCCAAGCAATGGCCTGGCGTTCCGCTAGTCGGCTTGAGCGGTTCTCTGGTCTCGCCGCGGCATACATGCGCACACCGTTCTGCCCGAGCCATACCACCGAGCACCCGTGATCGGCCAATGTCGTCATCGCCCTGTGACTGACCGACGTCCCAGGACCAAGTAGGAGTGATGTGATCGACGCGACCGGCAAGGCCGACCGCCCTTCGGAATCGGCAATCTCCACGGTTTGATCTTTGCGGTTGATCGAGGCATTCTCCGCGTACACGAACGAGATCGACTGCGATAACCGTGGCAGATCATGCGACGATTGGGGACGATCCTTAGGTTG
The window above is part of the Gammaproteobacteria bacterium genome. Proteins encoded here:
- the cas1e gene encoding type I-E CRISPR-associated endonuclease Cas1 is translated as MPRLSQSISFVYAENASINRKDQTVEIADSEGRSALPVASITSLLLGPGTSVSHRAMTTLADHGCSVVWLGQNGVRMYAAARPENRSSRLAERQAIAWANSTSRKRMGRRLYLTRFPGEKVAKLSIPQLRGREGVRVREAYRRASVLLGVEWDGRLYDRDDWSASDPINQALSTATACLYGVCHGAIVTLGLIPSLGFIHTGHYLSFVYDIADLYKVELAVPAAFEAVAEGASNLERAVRTRLRDYFGASRFLKRVSRDLVLLFSDDTDDAVLEQLQRGRDEIRLWDPDQGELAGGVNYGDDA